From one Magnolia sinica isolate HGM2019 chromosome 18, MsV1, whole genome shotgun sequence genomic stretch:
- the LOC131232414 gene encoding blue copper protein 1a-like: MASKQMYALAIIMAILPAIALAKEFVVGDGTGWTFNFDYQAWAAGKDFRVGDKLVFKYPAGAHNVFKVNGTAFQDCTVPPVNEALITGNDIITLATPGRKWYICGVAKHCANGGQKLAITVQSNLLAPSLPPIGAEAPSLANEIMASKYQVLMVGAVAIAAMLITV, from the exons ATGGCTTCTAAGCAAATGTATGCCTTAGCCATCATCATGGCCATCCTTCCTGCGATTGCTCTAGCTAAGGAATTCGTAGTTGGAGATGGCACTGGGTGGACCTTCAACTTCGATTATCAAGCCTGGGCTGCCGGCAAGGATTTTCGGGTCGGAGATAAACTCG TTTTCAAATATCCTGCGGGAGCTCACAATGTCTTCAAGGTGAATGGAACCGCTTTCCAGGACTGCACTGTGCCACCGGTGAACGAAGCTCTCATTACTGGAAATGATATAATTACCCTTGCAACCCCTGGTAGGAAGTGGTACATTTGTGGAGTAGCCAAGCACTGTGCCAACGGAGGTCAGAAGCTCGCAATCACCGTCCAATCGAATTTGCTAGCTCCGTCTTTGCCGCCTATTGGAGCTGAAGCACCCAGTTTGGCAAATGAGATCATGGCATCTAAATATCAAGTCCTGATGGTGGGTGCAGTTGCCATTGCTGCGATGTTGATCACGGTTTGA